One Cryptomeria japonica chromosome 9, Sugi_1.0, whole genome shotgun sequence genomic window carries:
- the LOC131062741 gene encoding transcription initiation factor IIB-1 translates to MKNSRIRNKNLKPDSIMTDARKMKSKREEIVTDHILQIAQYAAAIKLDQTVTERAQTIYRDLSEKTVVRKVKMCALHLACIYIAAKQLHRMKTMEELAASVKDFQIVSKADIYRAMRYIKKYTPEATFATNLSVGSCSSADEEKEIDKFVGSESVRAYLAHLSQLLKSSNLVDCEMINCAEKMAAEAAQNLGVCTTRAGPHTQAATLLWICSHFVEKKEAVDVNLVAQHSVGKYTIRNAFYDMLPHLPALVPQNLLSKDVLEKLQATWAGCRHHLP, encoded by the coding sequence ATGAAGAACAGCAGGATTCGGAACAAGAATCTCAAGCCCGATTCAATTATGACAGATGCGAGAAAGATGAAAAGCAAAAGAGAAGAAATAGTGACAGATCACATTCTTCAGATCGCTCAATATGCGGCCGCCATTAAGCTGGATCAAACTGTAACAGAACGCGCTCAGACAATTTATAGAGATTTATCTGAGAAAACAGTGGTGAGGAAAGTTAAAATGTGCGCCCTTCACCTCGCTTGCATCTACATCGCCGCGAAACAACTTCACAGAATGAAGACAATGGAGGAATTAGCAGCGTCTGTTAAAGATTTTCAGATTGTGAGCAAAGCTGACATTTATAGGGCAATGAGATACATTAAAAAATATACACCAGAGGCCACTTTTGCTACCAATTTATCAGTCGGCAGCTGCTCTTCTGCTGATGAGgagaaagaaattgataaatttGTTGGCAGCGAGTCGGTTAGGGCTTATCTGGCTCACCTTTCACAGCTTCTGAAATCTTCAAATTTGGTGGACTGTGAGATGATTAACTGTGCAGAGAAAATGGCGGCCGAGGCGGCTCAAAATTTGGGGGTTTGTACTACGAGAGCCGGGCCTCACACTCAGGCAGCGACTTTGCTGTGGATTTGTTCGCATTTTGTTGAGAAGAAAGAAGCAGTGGATGTAAATTTGGTGGCTCAGCATTCTGTGGGAAAATACACCATTCGTAACGCTTTCTATGATATGCTTCCTCATTTGCCGGCTTTGGTTCCGCAGAATTTGCTTTCTAAAGATGTTTTGGAGAAGCTTCAAGCTACCTGGGCTGGATGCCGCCATCACTTACCTTGA